A stretch of DNA from Sebastes umbrosus isolate fSebUmb1 chromosome 14, fSebUmb1.pri, whole genome shotgun sequence:
GTGACCCaccaggaaaaagaaaaaaaaaaaacacgcctGGTGGGAGATAAATGATCTTTAAAAATTGGATATTTCACTTTAGGGATTGATGTTTTTCAGTTTGAAtcatttaaactagggctgtcaaagttaacacgataataactaatttatttaacgcattaacgcaacttgcgatatttaattaacctcttaaaaaccTGACGGCgtttgatctttcggaggtagtgggctcagttttaaagctagagtgaagatactggcatcatacgaAACTACAAAACCGAAGAAATccgtcggtaccaaccatgtcatagcttgcTAGCTATAGCTGGTCgaaaaaggaggttaaataacgccccaaactgGCACGaccattttgaaaggggtcccttgacctctgacctcaagatatatgaatgtaaataggttctatgggtacccacgagtctcccctttacagacatgccctctttatgataatcacatgcagtttggggcaagtcatagtcaagtcagcacactgacacactgacagctgttgttgcctgttgggctgcagtttgccatgttatgatttgagcatatattgttatgttaaatgcagtacctgtgagggtttctggacaatatctgttattgttttgtgttgttaattgatttccagtaataaatatatacatacatttgcataaaacagcatatttgtccactcccatgttgataagaggattaaatacttgacaaatctccctttaaggttcattttgaacagataaacaaacaaatacagcatTATGTGCTTTTCATCGTTGCCTAATGTTCTATTTAAACCAAATAAGGGGAATTGGCTTGGATGGAGGAAAAGCaagagaagatcaataccactcttaCCTTGCAAAAGCTCTTGCGAGACTTGTTGCCCGACGACCTATACCGAcatcaaccattcaaggtcgaTGCCTAACCTTCACCATCCTGCAAGAGTTTTGCAAATTCTGGGTTACCATCTGGTCTCTCCACTCACGTCTGTATGCCAAATATGTAGCTACAGCTAGCAGTCGCTTAGCTAAAACAgtccgctcctcatttgcataaaggttttggctactttatgcaaatcaggagCGTCCAGTGTGACTCCTTTGGAAACTCTCGAAAAacgtttaaactaaccgttgtcgatctaaaataaagacagaatcagcagctgcatggcttatttctcacctgaaatgttttcagaaacacatttctgtgaactatttttgtatttgtagaaaaaagtttccaaacgagccgccatgttggttccggtttgaaaacCGGGAGCAGCAGCCCAGGAGTGAAAGCTTTCGTCAATcaggtgtctagtggcagcccatcaagtgtcCAAAGCTGGGAAGCAAGACGATCCCGCGCGTCCAAAAACGCCCATGTACCATTATCGTACAAATAGGAGAGTGGTATCaaacttctcatctaactcagaAATAAAGCAAATTTACCAAAAGTGTTGAACTCTTTCTTTAACTTATGGCGTAATGACATCATTTTAATCAAGACTATCGGCACAGGTTCATAATTTTGAGCCGCGGTCACGGTAGAGCTGGATATCTGTCCTCTTTCTTTTAAACACCACCACACCCTCACTTTGTCGTAAAGCTGATAATCACATCGGGTTGCCTGTGAGCCTCATTCCTGTGGGAATGTATTCTGAGTCTTTGACCTCTTCTTTTTTAACCCCtttaccaacacacacacagtcacgcacactcaaacacaaatcttcctctccttcctgtaGCTCTCATCTGGTCTCACTTTGGGTTTTGAGGTCTGTGTTTTTAGGGGACACAACAGAGCCGCTGATCCAAATGACAGCAGGAAGGCTTTTCTTTGCGGacttccccccccccaaaaaaatacattaaagatTAATCTGGATTCTTTTTTTGACCAAGCGTTCACTCTACTTCCTGCAATAATTGTTACAGATATGGAGGAAATTACACAAAGTGCACTCTCGGGCTTCGCCGTCTCTGGTATTTGGCGTAACATGGTGTTCTCCGCACAAATCCGGAGACACTGACGGGCCAATAGGGAGAGGCTGAGGGATCGAGAGAAACAATTACTGCAGAGTGACTGACAGGCCAGATTAGAGGGTTATTTGCTTTTCTGGcacaaaagtaaaagaatagAGTGCAAATGTGGAGCATTAAAGTTCGTCTGAGCCAAACGTTGATGCTGGAGATATATTAATCATGCATTCAGggattatttttgatatttaaaaaaaaagcgagTGATAAATGAGAGCTCTAGAGAGATAGTTGGCTCTAGCGTTAACTATTTAAGGAGATGACTTGAAAAAGGttaaatcagtgtgtgtgttgcacaatATGTGCTGAGGGGCATAAAGCTGGAGAGGTATGTGGAATTCCCCTCGTTCATGCAACGAGGGGAATCCAGATGTGATcacgcaaaacacacacatgctaaatgctttatttaaatctggtaattattattattatttggggTAAAATGCAGTTTTACGGAGGCTAGATGTGCTTTAAAACAGTGGTTCACGTCAAGGACctctaaactgacacaaattagaccccCATCTGATACgattttttgcttttagatgatttattacagaaagtttATGACACCCATgaccaaaaaagtcataaaagagATAAGATTATTAATCCCAAAGGATGTTTTTTTGCCCTCCACTGGGCAAACtgaaaggttccttcagcccactgttgtctgggTTTCTATAGCCTTCTAAAGACCCACAAAGactaggcaaattagtccgccgACATATGAAAAAGCAACCAATCAGCAACGGTCATCCATGCAAACTCCACCCGAAAGTTCCTTTACTTTCAGAAAGAACTGCCCTTTTTGGGGGGGTAAAAAGTCCCtggaaaatgtccccaaaacTTGGTCCCTGCGGTTGAAATGCAAGGAgtagttcctcaaaaggttcctagttccgggAGAAAGTTCCTGCAGTCGAAATGGGCTGCTGTTCCTTCTTTCCCtaattgttgattttttggTAAAAGATGCAAATGTGACTTTTTGTCGATCTTTCACAACATCTACTGAGAAACCTCCCTAACTGTCATAACGCTGGGAATGATTATAGGTTTCCTGATTGGGTTATAATCACCGAGGACAATAAAGAGCTCAGGCACCTCTGAACATTTTCTGCACAGAAGTTAACAATCAGCATGAACTAAGCAGCAATTTTGACTATTAAGACCACCCATCTTGGACCTGTGGGGGGGAGGGCGGGTTCACAAAACTTAATACagactgtatgtatatatatgttgcACATAGAAGGAAAAAAGCATGCACAAATATGCTTCTCCTATGGAGCACACTGGGATTAGCTACTAACCAAGATGACAGAGGATGAGCAGCCACAAATTGCAGGGAGCTGGGGTTAGcagggtgggtgggtggaggaTGGGTGGGCACCGTACCCGGGGAAAGACTGAGGTAATTACTTTCTTCTCCTCAGTAGTCTCTGTCTGCATAAAAAGGATGTTTTTAGCGTGCCATAAACCTCTCCAGACGTCAAAAGGCCTCTGACATTTCTGGACACACAAATGCAGCATTTTCCACCGACCATCACCGCTCCGACTATCTGTGAGGCGCGCCTCCTTTTAAAATCATTCTGCCGAAATCTAAAACCGTCCTGATATTTCCATATACTCTGAAGACGGGCGCGTTGATAAATGTTTCCCTTGCCTCTGGCACACTTTTATCTGCTCCATACAGCCTCAGAAACTCACACAAAATAGAGGTCCACAGTTTCTCTCTGGGTTTGCTGTGCCCACCTTTGAGGCCTCTCAACCCCACCGTCTCTGATCAAGGAAGGATAAAAGTAGACATGTGGGCACACAATCAGCCAGTCTTCTTTCTCCTGCTTCAAACCCTCTCTCTTATCCCGCAGTCGACCCAGCATCCCCGAGAATAAGGACCCCCTCTCTCCCTGATCTGCGTGAACAATACAGTGCCACACACCTCAAGTATTCCTTTGAAGCTTTCAGACCAACCTGTGCTGCCGTCTCGGGGTCGTATCTCTGAGTAGATCAGAGCTCAGATAGTGAGTGATGTTTGCAAATACATATGTTCAAAACCCCCCTCTGTGTTATTGAAGCTGGTGGTGTTCAGAAACAGGAATGTGATCATGTGATAAAAGGTGACAAAAAAGCGGCAGAAGCCGTTGAAGATAATCTTTGAAATTTCTCGTTGTTTATTTCTCTACTGGGAGCCCTCATACTTTTCTGTGGAATCCCCTCCCATAGTTTTAAACTGTCGACGTTTTGTTGGAACGAACAGAGAATTGAGGTTTTTCCATTGTTTCTTCCTCAatgtaattgtatttttattactCCTCATTCCACATTTACAGTGTTTATAACCAACACAGGCTGTCAAAGATATGCATTTCATATACCCACGCTCTGCATAAAAATCTGTTTATATGCTCAGTAAACTACACATTTCCCGTTGCGGTTCACTGCCGGGACTTTCGGAGAGAGAGGACGAGGGAATATATTCTCATTTTTGGTTTTTCGTAAGCCTCCGTCTCTTTCAAACACATGTTGCCCTGACAGGATTACAACAATGCCCAACCTGGAGTGCCTTCCAGAAGTCTCCTTTTGATCCGGAGCGGAAATCACATTCCAGTGTCGTGTCTAAAAGCTGTGTTTATCCTCTTCGATCATTACAGATGTTTGGCCCAACACATGTGGTCTTTAACATGTGGAGGGCAGCCCCACCATGTATGGATGGAGACATCATATTATAGCGCAGTAGGGGAACTCGCATTACTCCCGGATGAAAGAAGCTTTCTCTATTTCTGTTACACAGTCACGCATCCAGGAGCTTCATTCCCCCCCACAAAGTGATCACAGCTCctgtagtttgtgtgtgtgtgtatgtgtgtgaagcgGAGCCACCGGATGGCAGATGTTTTTAGGGTAATACTACCTTGATGAAACTGGATATAATGTCATAGCGTGTGGATGCAGAATGAGACACTTTTTCTCCATGGCTCAAAAAACAGAAGCAGGTGCAGCGCCCGTAAACATCCACATCCAGACAACAGGCCTCATATACGTTACAATTAAAACAAGATGTGCCTGTGAATGAGTCAGTacgtggcacacacacacacacacacacatgtttaagTTGTACCCCGAGGCTCGGCCTTTTGGGACTGCGTGGCTTTTGGAGTAGTAGCGGTTTAATGTAATTAAGGATTACGAGCAGGATGAGCCCTAGAGGTCAGTGGAAGGGAAAAGTGCGGTTACGATTCTCGTGATTCTATCAGAGGATTACCACTTCCTCCTTCCTGTTTGCTTCCTCTTGGCCATACAGCTGTGCACAGATGCCAGCCAGAAAGAGCGTTCTCGCAGATAGCGAGTTTTAATTACAGTCCCCGTGTTTTGGGCaatttccttttcctcttcatctctcaTTCTCACATCTGgtttatctttgtgttttttttggtctaTGTCTGTTGTTGAGTTTGTCGTTCTCCCACCCCCTCTTTAACTCTCCCCTCCCTTCTTCCAGGCGTCACCCCCGAGGAGGACAGTTCAGTCTGTGAGCCAGCTGTGTGTGGCGTTTGAGAATCCACGACAAAGACATCTAATCAGAAGGAAGGTATTACTTCATCATCACTTTAGGCAAAATACTTGAGATTTAAAACAATACTTTTGCAGCAGCTGCTCCGTCTGAAGTGAATTTGTTTTGGTCTCACAGACAAAATCATCCATCACATCAAATGTAGTCTTTGCTTTAAATACCACACTACTACACATCATTACAATCGACGAATGTTTGCACTTCCTGTCTTAATCCACGGCCTGACACTGCAGCTTTCATCTCCCCCCTCTGATCTTGCagcctttgaaacaagcagcTCCACACCTGCTCTGTCCCacagacatttttaaacagCCCGAGAGCTGCTGAACGCACCCCCACATCCTCACTTTGTTTATAATTCCACCACTCCACCAGGCAAGAAGCAGGTTTGCAGAGTTATCTGGAAAAAAACTTTGCTGagtaggaaaaacacagaacacTCTCAGGTCTGGAACATGGACCGATTAGTTATCCAGATAAATCCAGGATCTACTTCCTAAAACAGGCCCCTGCCATGACGGGGAAGATGGCAAGTGGGTACAACATCACTATGCAGACAAGACAAGCTACTGTACtcttaaaagggatagtttgggtgtattgaagtggggttgtatgaggtacttctccatagtcagtgtattacctacagtagatgaaagTCGGCATgccaccagtttggagaaacagacaggagtacagaCAAGGGAGCAAAGCgttgtactgctgtggacggggccggcagccgTATTTTCAGgcccactttaaaaaaaaaaaatcaatatctgtttaaatgtacgctatatttagaatattttcaccacttcacctcgccgtcagacgtctctttccgacggggaactgaagccgtttgatcggttagtttgtttgtgctattctgtgactttggtgaatccaaactaatcaCAGAAGCGGTCGACCGGccactcccgtgttctgcgatgtaaaattactgtttttttcccaatggagtctggtggctttgacgaGAGCAGgtaacagcttcagttctccgtcgaaaacacagactgtacagctgtctgacagcaaggtaaagcggtgaaaatattctaaatatagcatacacttaaacggatattgattttttttttaggtgggcctttcttttagttgTTAAAATATGTTGGCTTTGGTTCTGTGTCATTacatctgtctgtttctccaaactgggagcgtgccgaccgtcatctactgtaggtaatacactgattatggataggtacctcatacaaccccacttcaaaacaccagaactatccctATAATTGGGGGATTTTAGCAAGAATTGCATTGacaaaataagttttttttgtgatacAGTAAAAGCATATTTACTTGTGAAtcattggttgtttttttgcaggcaGCATTTAGGAATCCTTTACAATTACTGGAGTACATTTAATTGAAATGATTGCAAGTGAATCGAGAGTATCAGTAAAAAAGGCACTAAGAAGTATTTTGTAGTTTGTTGTTGCGATAGAGAATGGGCATTTGTTTGCTCTGAATACATGGAGCTCTCACAGTGGGATATTCTTCTCTATTAACTCTAGAGAACAAAATGTGTCCACAGTAGGTGAGTtataaatgcatttcatttaagttttgtttttaggGCACATAGCACCATCAACTGATGGGAGCATGCAATTACACTTTTGAAGAATGATATGAAGTCTACGCAGTGTGTTCAACATATTTATAGATCCAGAGTGGTGCAATGAGGCGTGCAAACAATGTGACTTACTATCTTAGTTAGACTTTAACTCATTTCTATATTTGTACAGCACGATAGTCAAGGTTCATAGTTGAGTTTGGATCCCAGTTGATGATTTAGTGAGTGTCTGTGCTCCTGGTTTACTCGTGTACTTGCTGCCCAGTGAGGCCACCATCCATCAGAGTCCTGGAGCTCCATTACAGGCTTTTCTCCCAGGGACACTTCATCCACTGTCCGCACTTTCTGCAGCAGAAAACGTTCCTCTTTTTCACAGCTCACCTTTCGGTCCATCAACCTTttctgtggagagagagaagaggccaAAAGTGGGTTAAAGGAGCATGATAAGGGTGCAATGTAGAGCTACTGTATGTGAGCAAAGATATAGACTCACCTTTAGGGATGAACGTGAGTGAGCTGCTGAATATTCAGAAGCGTGATAGCCCTTCTCTTGGTCCGTCGTACAAGAACTCATGGCCCAATCCATTGCCACACTTCCCACAACAAACCTGGGATATCACACAAAACTCGATTACCACATGATTAATAACAGGTGCAGTAATCTAGAGGTAATCTACCTTTAGGGGTCCCCATGCTTCAGGCTGTTTGGAGACGCTGTCCTCGTGGATCGTCTCTGAGAAGGCAGGCCAAGGAGTAGAGTGCTCAAACTTTGACATACTGGAAAATAACTGGTGCCCACATTCAGAGCACACATAGATACCTGAGAGGAATAAAAAGATATCCATGaatgctttttattattttcactaCAGCGGGGACTTCATGCTTCTTCGCTATACTCACCAGGTTGGAAGTGATTTTTGTATTCTTCTCCACCAGAGAAAGAGCAATATGACATTTCATCCATTTCATCCATTTCAAACGTCTCTTGTGTCTTCAAACCAAAAGGTGATTTCTCTGCAGTTTGAAACGTGTGTTTACAAAGAGTCACCCGGCTCGAGCTGGAACAAACCTGCACGTCCAGATCAAGTGTCAGCAGCTCTGGCCTCCTTGTGTAAGGCCTGAGTTGTTCTCTTTACTTCCACTTGATGGCAGTATTTACATcacttttttacacattttattgtttttaaagatatgcattggaaattaacaaaataaattagcattaaattaactaaataaaataataaacatcgCCCGACCCCATCGCCtactattgtctatattttaAGGACCATCTCGCCTGCCGTCCTGCTTTATGGTGCATGCTGCCCAAGCCTGCCCTTTCACAACTACTTGCTGACTGCTGAAGTTTCTCACATtaaataaccaaaaaaaaatctgaaatcgCTAACTTACTGaattctgtttggtggtttatgacGCTTTTCAATCATTTCCAGCCTATTTGGTAGTATATGTAATTTAGGtaatttgttcgacatcatgataatgctcaACCAGTGATTATGACATTGATGTCAGCttgacagaataaagctctgtctgtcatgacaatagtactgtaATGAAGGCCTTTCCTTTACTCGGGTGACTCTTTACAGTTAATTGAAGgcagcaggtatctgttaaatctacagtatctggaGCGATGCTGTCACTGCTAAGCTGCAATTACATTTTGTTCAACCAGCGTCAGACTAGTTATTCTACACAGTTTGTTCTGCACATTAACAGGCGTGTTGGAGACAGACGTAGTATGTATATAACAAAAATCTGGACGTTTCAGGAAAGATAGAGTGATGACTTCTGTATCACTTAATACGTCTGATGtgactttatttcaaaattaccaTATTAACCTACCAACACACAGATAAACTACATTGTGCTTTTATCCTTTTGGGGTACTTAAAACACCTGTGGAGTCCAGGGGACAACGGCTGTCTGTCGTTCACCTCACCAGCAAACTTCATCGGCCTGCCGGACGCTCGTTTATACCCTTCTCCTCATTCTTCCATAGATGTCACTCACTTGTGTTTCGGTGTGACCACATGCTGACAATTTTGAAGTCATTAAAATGCTTAAAGTCTTCTCCCTGGCACTTGTGTTCGACCAGCATCACAGCTCCTCAAGGTGCAAGCTTACCATTTATCAGCTCTGTTCATGGCCtcctttcatccatccatgcataTATCTAGAGAGAACAGTACTTTCTCTAAAATCTAACATAGTTTTTTACAACCACGTGACTAAAGCTGAGATCCAGATCAGTCCACAACAAGTGACTCCGCCTCTCCTACTCATTACTGACTCTGTAGTATTACATGTGTTCATAAAAGGAGTGAAATTATTCAATCAGTTTAAAAAACATActttaatatttgaaaaataggAACAGGCTACAGACATCAGTTCATATTCAGAGCACTGATATCTTAATCTAAAATAGATTTATTTCAGTTTGCATATCAGtcattgtgattaatttgcataaagcttctCAAGAGTAGATAAAGGCCATTGTTGatgaataaatactgtatatcatctTCTAGTCTTAGATTCACAGCTTTGTAAGCTATTTCTTTCTGACAGACTGCTACGCTTGTTTCTTTACTTTGACAGTTTGGGGAAAGCAGATGAACTACAGGCAAAactgtgaaggtaaataaatagcTTATAGAATCATTTATTCTTTCCATGAGACAATCTCATTCGTTATAAATAATTGGTGGGACGGTGTAATCATTGAGTCTATCCTGAGATGGTGATGATTGCATAATAAAAAGGAGTTGAAAGAAGTGCTCTGTATTCGCTGTCCAGTGTGATCATCATTCATCAGAGCCCTGGCGCTCCCAGATCGGGCTTTATCCCAGAACTCTTCATCCGCTGTCCTCACCTTCAGCAGCACAGAGACACTTCTACAAGTCCAGCAGCACTTCCCTCTAACGGCTCACCTTACTGTCCATCGACCTTATCTGTGGAGGGGCGAGAAAACAGAACCATTTCATTACATTACAGACAACTCTGTCTTGATTAGGACGAcactaaataattaaatatgatgAGAGTTTTCATCGTCTGTGATCATATGTCCCTTATAATGGAGAAATTAGAGGGGATGGTTCAAAAGTCAATGTCCTGATTTGTAACTGTTCTGTCCATGAGGACGGTGGGGgacattttaaagggacagttcgggcgttttgaagtggggttgtatgaggtacttatccatagtcagtgtatcacctacggtagatgatggtcggcacgcccccagtttagagaaacagacaggagtaacgacaccggagcaaagcaatgtattgctgtggcaacaaaaaaaatcaatatcagtttaagtgtacgctatatttagaatattttcatggctttagcttgccgtcagacagccctttccagcgaggaactgaagctgttgtatccatttatgctctcgccaaagccaccagactccattgaaaaaactagtaattttacctcgcagaacacgggagttgctggtcggctgctgcctcaatcggttagtttggAGTCTAACCTAGTGTGGTTGCtctggagagagcatagatgacggcttcagttccccatcagaaacacaaactgtatagctgtctcacagcaaggtaaactggcaaaaaatattctaaacatagcGTACACTTCAACTGCTCTCATTTTtataggtgggcctttcttttgtAATACGTTTTGttgctggccccgtccacagcagtacattgctttgcttctgtgcagtaactcctgtctgtttctccaaactgggggcatgtcgtccatcatctactgtagctaatacactgactatggagaagtacctcatataaccccacttcaaaatacccCAATTATCCCTTTAAGTCCACCGCCTAAAAGAGAAATACATTGGACCTGTGtaaatgtatcttactggtTGCAGAGTTGTATTGTTAGGGGCACAAAAAATGGAAGAGGTTAGAGTGGTCCTTATtcttcaaattattttttaataattcaacAAATTTGTTAAACAATTAGTGCACTAACAATATCTTTGCtcaatggaaataaaaaactaaatactGACTGATTATCGATTTCGTAAGTCAATACCAACATAAATAtttgaaagtttaaaaaaaaaaatatgctgcaGATATGTGGGCCAATAGTCgctttaaacaaacatttttaataagcatcacttaaatttgttttttgtaaagaACTGTGACCAAGATCTGTACTGAGCGTGacattttactgttaaaaatAAGCTTGTCTGTGCTCGCTGGTGGATAACTATGTAATGAAGacttgtttttaattatttttggggctttttacctttatttgatagtgacagtgatagttatgaaagagggagagagaggggatgacatgcagcaaagggccatgGGTCAGATTCGAACACCTATCTGCTGCGCTAAGGACTGAGCTTTGGTACATGACTTGACATATTTTGGATTTGCCAGCAGACAAATGCAAATAAGGGAGTGTCGGATGATATCAGTCCAGCTCTTCATGGTATCTGCTGTGAAACTGGTATTTTTGCATTCCTAGGGCCaacagaacacaaacaaaacgcaACAGGGCCGAAACTGTAGTTGCATCCTGGTGTTGTGACACAATGTGACTATCATACCTTTAGGGACGAACTTCAGTGAGTTGCTGAATATTCAGAAACGGGACATGCCTTTGGCTGGCCCGTCATTCATGAACTCGTGGCCTAGTCCATTTCCACATTTCCCACATCGCACCTGGAACAACACGTCAGAAACATCTACATCAGGATTTTGTACATTTCGATAACAGTCAGCAGTTGAAGCATTAAACAATCACGAGTCTTTCAAGGGTTATACGAGTATGAAAATGTGTGTTGGCTGGTCTAGAAATTGATATTATACCGTGAGCGTCCTCTGACAGGTTtaataaacaaagtgaaaccTGTTTTCTATTGACTGTACCTTGAATGTCCCAGGTCTCTCCTGATCTTTAGACACACTGTCCTCATGGATGGTCTCGGTGAAGGCTGGCCAGGGAGACGAGTGTTCGTACTTGGAGCGGCTGGTGAACAGCTGGTGATCACACTTGGTGCAAACATAAACCCCTGAGGAGTACAGGATGGGAGATGAGAACTGGTGTGCAACATGAGGAGAGAACTATTTTAATAcaacattatttattgtttatttgttttgcacaatttaagtctatacaacataacaaaaaaaaaagaataatatacagtgcaggaagaggccaAAAACCcgctgggcttatctgaagcctctacctagagacaagattaatataaagaaataatatgactacataatagtgataacaaacaattagaacaagatatatatataataacaataacaatacagtaaatatatcaaaaaagacaaatgtgtgtgtgtgttgcgtggaagtgtatggttagtgtttgtgaggaggatattgatttaaatatctataatatcTTTATTTAGGATGACCATAGCTCAGACTTGACATCAAGTTAGTACCAAGTAATGGTTATTTGTTGGTATCATTTTATCATTGATTGTTGTGAtcatgttttgttcattttaaattttcaaaggatataatattcatatttaacattttggtaATACTATTTATAGATAATG
This window harbors:
- the LOC119501028 gene encoding methionine-R-sulfoxide reductase B1-A-like — protein: MDEMDEMSYCSFSGGEEYKNHFQPGIYVCSECGHQLFSSMSKFEHSTPWPAFSETIHEDSVSKQPEAWGPLKVCCGKCGNGLGHEFLYDGPREGLSRFUIFSSSLTFIPKEKVDGPKGEL
- the LOC119502481 gene encoding methionine-R-sulfoxide reductase B1-A-like, producing MSFCSFFGGEVYKDHFKPGVYVCTKCDHQLFTSRSKYEHSSPWPAFTETIHEDSVSKDQERPGTFKVRCGKCGNGLGHEFMNDGPAKGMSRFUIFSNSLKFVPKDKVDGQ